One part of the Desulfonema ishimotonii genome encodes these proteins:
- a CDS encoding L,D-transpeptidase family protein, with amino-acid sequence MGKRSVVHIGFFLLISLMMGATVHAARDEAADTEQYPDVFIPFDTGETPEYILVVEKSTQTLRVYEYNGKPREIHRFECSTGKSVGAKERAGDSKTPEGIYFFTRHYEDKELSPIYGVTAFTSDYPNLLDRIAGRTGSAIWLHGTNKELKPRDSNGCVALRNADLEKVAPFIRLNRTPIIITETLTPESFETKTALKSVILSLISGWVNALDRGTYHEYVGFYDSEYVPDISWWNGWNTARRQLRADKSVLAVESEKVMFFRHKEIYTVLFDLCVRYTDRRYRVGTKKLFLKQSQDRFRIIGENYQTFPDIKKAGPSDHPLMLAVNRLHQPVADEAPPAVVRDDKIENMVDGWLKAWSSKDIGRYGAFYARDFRSQGMNRAAWLKHKKQLNRKYKYIRVTKRNLVVRKGGNQMTVSFVQKYESNRLRAVGRKQLVLKREDGQWKIFRETWRKM; translated from the coding sequence CCGGATGTGTTTATTCCCTTTGACACCGGGGAGACGCCCGAATATATTCTGGTGGTCGAAAAATCGACGCAGACACTGCGGGTTTATGAGTATAACGGAAAGCCCAGGGAGATTCACCGGTTTGAATGTTCGACCGGGAAGAGCGTCGGGGCAAAGGAGCGGGCCGGCGACAGCAAGACGCCGGAGGGGATATATTTTTTTACCCGTCACTATGAGGACAAAGAACTGTCACCGATTTACGGGGTGACGGCCTTTACCTCGGACTATCCCAACCTGCTGGACCGGATTGCCGGGCGCACCGGCAGCGCCATATGGCTTCACGGCACCAACAAAGAACTGAAACCCCGCGATTCCAACGGCTGCGTGGCGCTGAGAAATGCCGATCTGGAAAAGGTTGCGCCCTTCATTCGTCTGAACCGGACGCCCATCATCATTACGGAAACCCTCACCCCGGAGTCTTTTGAAACCAAGACGGCGTTGAAATCGGTTATTCTTTCCCTGATATCCGGCTGGGTGAACGCGCTGGACAGGGGAACCTATCACGAGTACGTCGGTTTTTACGATTCCGAATATGTGCCGGATATCTCCTGGTGGAACGGGTGGAACACCGCCCGCCGGCAGCTTCGGGCAGATAAAAGCGTGCTGGCGGTCGAATCGGAAAAGGTGATGTTTTTCAGGCATAAAGAGATCTATACCGTGCTGTTCGACCTCTGTGTCAGATATACGGACAGGCGATACCGGGTCGGAACCAAAAAATTATTCCTGAAGCAAAGCCAGGACCGCTTCAGGATCATCGGTGAGAATTATCAGACCTTTCCCGATATAAAAAAGGCCGGTCCGTCTGATCACCCGCTGATGCTTGCCGTGAACAGGCTTCATCAGCCGGTTGCCGATGAAGCACCGCCGGCCGTCGTCCGGGATGATAAGATCGAAAACATGGTGGACGGGTGGTTAAAAGCCTGGTCATCAAAGGATATCGGGCGCTACGGGGCTTTTTATGCAAGAGATTTCCGCTCTCAGGGAATGAACCGGGCCGCATGGCTGAAGCATAAAAAGCAACTGAACCGAAAATACAAATATATCCGCGTGACAAAGCGCAATCTGGTTGTCCGGAAAGGCGGAAATCAGATGACAGTCTCTTTTGTTCAGAAGTATGAATCGAACCGGCTGCGGGCTGTGGGGCGGAAACAGCTGGTCCTGAAACGTGAGGACGGGCAGTGGAAAATTTTCCGGGAAACCTGGAGGAAGATGTAA